The genomic interval ttctggtttctgttttcgTAAACCACCCGTAACACTCAAATGACATTGCTCCCCTTTTGAGGTGGCAAGTTTAAAGTTCAGGAAAGCATGTGAGCTTCAACGCTCTAAACAAGATGCCATTTTATGAAGCTTAAACGcctttttttgtcctgttttgcagtttctattttttgaaaCAGTAGTTATGTTATCTGTgtgcattgtttattttaaaatataatgttgGTGCAAACGTCTTTGTCGGGTGGCCAAACCTATGTGATGTAGGATCACTTCTTCAAATAGTGTTCTGATCACAAAATGTTTGCCAGAGTGAATTCTCCAAAATGTTGGTGaaatgctgccctctgctggccaGAATCTTAACTGaacaaaattgtttattttttcgcCTGAATTGACAGACAATACAAGCCTTTCAGGAGTGTTTAAGTTTACAGATTTTTTACAgagccttgtaaaagtattcaaacgGCATACTCCTTTTTTCATTAGGTTATGTTGCAGATTGatcccatttttctttgtaaaatagctcaCAGTCGGATTACGTAGAAAGGGTCTATTAATAAATCTTTAACTGTCACTATTGAATCTTTTCAGCATTGGCTGCGCcattgtaataattatttttgctctgaATTCCCACAACTTTAAATATATTCACCTGACCTTTAAATCTAAGACTGACAGAGAGCCTTCATCGTTTTATAGTTGTTGTACACCAAGGAGTCAGCTGAGtaatgtttagttgttttttattgttttattgcataATTTCAGCCCTTCGAGCAAGCCATTCCCAGAAACTATTATCATTCCAGAGTATGAAGAATTACTTTCATATCAGTTTGTTGAACATCTTCTTGTCCTGAGGTCTGTTCAACCAACTGCTATTGACTTGTTTATGTCAAGGAGTCGGGCCAAAAGCcagattcagtttgttttagcaAGGCTAACAGTTTACTGCTGCTTTCATATTGCAGTTTAATATGTAACTTAACACCCAGTGCTTTTTGTTAACTTGCTCACACTTGGCTTATCAGTTTCACTGTTCTTATTGTCAGTTTCGGTCAAGGAACTGGTTGAGTGATTCTTTCCATCACTTGCCAGATTCCCCAAAACAACACTATGTCAACGTCCATAAAAACCCTACATTTATGATGAGATTTAGCAGAAGAAGATTACATTATCTCAGAACAATGATGTTTGTCCTTTGAgggtttttgtatttataatgtctgtTTACCTACAATATTTACACCTCAGGTGTGTGcgaaaaaataaatggaaataaaacttACACAGTATGAACATGGTTATACTGTGTGCCTTAAATTCCTGTGCAATCAACCAACCTGCAAGCAATGAACTCACAGGTGAAACCAAAGGTTTACAtacactttcttttcttttaggtcAGCTAGAATTACCAGattcatttctatttgctaaatgccacaataacaAGAGAAAGAATAAGttaagagatttatttttgaatgttttcaaaaaggTCAGAAATTTACATACAGCCCTTTAGTTTTTGGTAGCAACTCCTTTGAAAGGCATGACTTGGGTCAAACATTTTGGGATTCCTTCCAAGATCTTCTGCCAATAGTTAGCTGGAGTTctggcccattcctcctgacagaactgatGGAACTGAGTCAGTTTGGCAGGCCAcctcactcactcacacacacaccagatcAAGGCATTGTGATGGCCACCAAAACATTGACCACTTCACCAAAATTGTACATTTGGAAGACCCATTTATGGAGTTTTCACCTCCTAGTTGACGCGATTAGATAGTCTTAGCCAACATAATCTCTTTCCTCATGATGTAGTCTAGTTTATGAAAAGCACCAGCTCCTCCTGAAGCAGACAGCCCCTCATCATGATGCTTCCACTGTATTACACAGTTGGTATGGGGTTCCCAGGTTTGCATGCGTGCCCCCTCTTTCTCCAAATGTACCGATGGTCATCATGGCCAAACGGTTCcactttagtttcatcagaccacagaACTCTCCTCCAGAAAATACAGGTCTTTGTCCCCGCTGTGTGCACTTGCAAACTGCAatcgttttatttattttttggttcttttgttGTAATTGCTTCCATTTTAATGACCAATGTTTCAGCCCATGATTTCTCCCTGTGGACATTGGCATCCTCTTACCCCATCCAAGCCATCGTCTAGACAGTCTTTGGCTTTTGTCCTGGAGTCGATTTGTAAAACGTAGGTTTTTAACACTGTCAGTAgggaaaacaggaaatgcaatgaaatacatttgtaCGAATAAGGAAAAAAGAACGTGGCTCAAATGCATGAAAGCAAGCACAAAatgtatgtcatttttttaaggaaagttTTATTAACATatgtaaaaaccaaaacataacaCTACAATGCAAATTTCTAATATCTAAAAAGTATGCAGCTTAACCTAACAAATCTACATTTTGCACTAATTCATTTATATTCTTAACACTCATTTTCTAATCACTGCAACTCATCTTTGGATCTTCCGGTCTAAAGATTGCAGAAAGTATTAATTTTACTGCCTATGTCTTGAAAATGCAGTACTTCCTTACTAGACTGTTAACACTGACTGACAAAACCAGTAAAGCACCAAATGAAGGATTTAGAAAGAATGCTTCTACAAACAATTCAGTAGGCTATAAAATGATCTGGAATAGCcatgtaattaataaaaaactgatttcatgTGATCAAATTCCAAACAAAGCTGCATTCTTTTACAACACCTTAAATGAGGGAGTCGTGGGTCAAGGGAGATGATACAGGAAGTTACAATAATGACAGAGAATGCTTAAAGTCAAATGAGACTGTTTGACTTTAAGTTGAGAATTTGATGGTGGATGACATTATGGGATTCCATAAAGCCAGGTGCCAAAAAGTATGCAATTGTACAACAGGAGAACCTTACAAGTGAAAGGTACTAAATGCTGGGAAAAATAGGAGCACCGAGGTTTCCTCACTGCGTCGTAAGGAGTACATGCTGCAGAATATTGGCAGCCGGTCTTATGAGAAACCAAAATGTAACCCCAATCAAACTCCTGTCAAACGATCCATTTACCTTTACTCACCGTTTTGACCGTCACATGGTCAGATTACTGGTGTATTACATTCCGGTTGTGATACTAAACTTGTACTCGAGTGCTATGGCCTTGCAAACTCATTTATACACAACTATACAGAAGTATTTTCAAGTTCCGATAAAAGATTACCTTCATGCTTAAATTGTGCTCAACTAGTTTTGCCAGtgagtaaatataaataaagaagtaaTTTGTTATATCAAATTACCAGGTTGATACGGGTTGTTATCAGGGACTGATATCAACCTGTATGTCTGATTATACCTAACAAAACTGACATAACCTAAACACGAGGCTGTATTGGTAAGTTGTCTTACCTGTTCATCATGAGGGTGCTCAGCTGCCTTTGATGTAATCCTGACCCCACATGCAAATAAATTAGCCTCTGCTATTAAATGTTCGCTGCCTCTTCGttcttttgttggttttttgggGCGGTTCAAATGGGGAAAATAGCAACATTTTGGCGTAGATAGAATGGGTAGGTTGGGCATTCTGAAGATGGAAAGGGTAAACTTTGGGATCTCACAAGAAAGACGGCACGTTCTTTATCTAACACACCGACTTTGACTATAAAACGTATTCACCTCTAGGATGTTTTAtccttttggttgtttttaaaggtCAATTGAGATCAAagaagtttttttcattttaggcaaAAACTTAGCAAGTAACCCATTCATCCATTAAAAATTGACGACATAAATCTGCGTTCATAGAAACAAAAGGTTTACAGTATCATTGTTGGAGAATTTAGTGTTTTACTGACATGACGGAACAAACGTGCAGCAGACTACAATTCTGTTCGAGGGCCAAAGTTTTGACGTTATTATGTTGGAGGCATAATTTAGGTTTGTCAGGCTCATAAATCAAAAATCACTTAAACGAtgcaaaaagtaaagaaattgaAACATACGATGCGTTTACTCAGACGTAAAAACAACTAGTagaattattcccaaaataatgtgaaagaaataaagaattctcccaagttaaaacaaaaagagacgTCGACGCCGCCGCCGCCGGTGTGGCTCTTCTCGTAATCATCAAAGGCCTACACGACGCGCCAAGCCGCAGCGATGAAGAGATAGAGATGCGTGCCTCAGGAGGCGCCGTGCCGCAACGCAGTCGGACAAAATTCCTGAAAAAGagcaaattacaaaatgaacTATCTGCAGATGTAGAATCAAAGCGCGCAGTTTCATCACAGTTTTTGCTGCCTTCTGAGGTCAGAACCTTAAAACCTGTCCGACAGCAACTTTACGTCAAAGCTTTGAATGTTCAAGCAAATGCACTGACTGGAATCCCAACCACTCAGACACAGAAGTCTGCCTCTACCTTTAGAGGTACGTAATGCATTTTAAAGCGGGATGTGAAGACGACGTGATCTCTGATCTGTGCTCACCTTCAATTGTCAATATGCATAACGTGCAGGTGGCGGAGGCAGCCTGCCTGCATAGGGGTCCATTGCGCGTGGAACGCCGTATGCAGGGGCCCGGGAAACAGGAGAGAGTCGAGAGCGCTCATAAGCATAGCCGTTACTGGGCGGAGGGGGCAACGGTGCATTAGGAGCCCTCCGGATCGGGCTGCGATCTCGGGCGTAGTACGATGTGGGAGGAggcggagggggaggagggaggggtCGACGCTCATATGGATTAAGCGGTGAGGTCAGAGGGCGGTCTCGAACGACAGACGAGGGCGGAGGAGGTGGGGGTATAGCACGATGCTCTTCATAGGGAGATCTGGCATACTGACGAGCTCTGTACTTCTCGTAGTAATCTACTACACTGTATCGCTCCCTTTCGCTGTCATAGGGCCGCTCTAGATAAACTGACCGCCTGGGGGGAGGGGGTGGCAGAGGAGGACCTGGGTAACCAGGGGGCATGGGGCGAGCCCTCAGGTAGCCGGGTGGGGGAGGCTCAGGCCGTTCTCCTGGATAGTGTGGAGGCCAGTAGCCTCCCCTGTCTGGGGGAGGAGGTGGGTAGTCTTCACATTCTTCATACCGAGGTCGACTCTTAGAAACCTGAACGTGGATGTGTTtgtctacaaaaaaacaaaaagggcaGAAATTACATGGTGAGTTTGATTTTAGAAATACTTTACTTTCTCGCcacttctaaatgttttttcttaccTTGAAACTCAGAGTTATCAAGCCCTTTGATAGCATCCATGGCTTCATCATAGTTGGGCATGTGCACAAAAGCAAAATTCTTGACAACAGCACACTCTGTGACCGTACCGTACTCTTCAAACAGAGCACGGAGTTCGTCATCAGCTCCTTTTTCTACATTGGCTACATGCAGTTTCACGGGGCCCTGGTTCTTCCCGTGGCTGGCCTCCACGTTGATCGCTGTGCCGTGGAGCTTGTGCTGATGAAGGGTCCTGATGGCTTTGGTGGCAGCCTTACGGTCATCCATATGGACGAAGGCGAAGTTCTTGATGATGGCGCATTCGGTGACCGTGCCGTGCTCCTCAAAGAGCTCCTTGATCTCCTCCTCGGTAGCTTCTTGAGGAAGGTTCCCCACAAAAATCTTCACCATTGCTGAGGAtctgtttaaaagcaaaatgggatagaaaagttacataaactgaggacagaaaatgcaaaagtttcCCTGCACCTTAACACAGTAAATCAAATGTCTCCAAGTCCGAAAACTAACACTTTCAGACCCAGGCTATGGTGTAGAAAATGCTGTCTGAAACCTAGAGAAACCAACACCCCTTCCCCAGGATGAGTGACATGTAAGGTTATATGGTATTGTAATTATCAAATGATGATAATTGCatagcattttatttccattttgtagCCATCAAACTGGACAGTtaactttttctctgcagtgagAATGTTTTTGAAATCAGGTAACATTTCATCAGTCGAAGTGATCATAATTTGGCAAGGCTCTGATCATTTCCTGATCCCGCACTCACTCCCCTTGGTGGCAGAAAAACCCTGCAGAAGCGGATCAGCTCCAAAGCCTCTTGTCCATTAAAGCGTCCAGATCAATGATGACATTCTGACAGAAATTGTTCTTATATCGATTGATAGTGAGCCCCGCGATGTTCTCTACGCACCAACTGGTCAGATGCGCGTTATCACAGTCTGGACACGAAACCAGCAGACTTTGTACTTATCAAAAGGGGGGTGAGGACATATTATTTCAAATAAGCTTttactggttttgtttttagaccacCATTAGTATAAGAAATGTAACTAGATAGTCTATTTGACGTTTGTCATATGATATGTGATTAATTGAAGCGTAACGGTGGAGCTGGAAACTCTTATTTTCTGCTGTGATCAGCAATACAAACATACATAACATTTTTTACACCAGGGGACACAAGGAGAGGTGAAACACACAGA from Gambusia affinis linkage group LG18, SWU_Gaff_1.0, whole genome shotgun sequence carries:
- the LOC122820492 gene encoding RNA-binding protein 4B-like, which encodes MVKIFVGNLPQEATEEEIKELFEEHGTVTECAIIKNFAFVHMDDRKAATKAIRTLHQHKLHGTAINVEASHGKNQGPVKLHVANVEKGADDELRALFEEYGTVTECAVVKNFAFVHMPNYDEAMDAIKGLDNSEFQDKHIHVQVSKSRPRYEECEDYPPPPPDRGGYWPPHYPGERPEPPPPGYLRARPMPPGYPGPPLPPPPPRRSVYLERPYDSERERYSVVDYYEKYRARQYARSPYEEHRAIPPPPPPSSVVRDRPLTSPLNPYERRPLPPPPPPPPTSYYARDRSPIRRAPNAPLPPPPSNGYAYERSRLSPVSRAPAYGVPRAMDPYAGRLPPPPARYAY